The proteins below are encoded in one region of Oncorhynchus nerka isolate Pitt River linkage group LG15, Oner_Uvic_2.0, whole genome shotgun sequence:
- the pck1 gene encoding phosphoenolpyruvate carboxykinase, cytosolic [GTP], producing MPPQLQSQNKAGVRVVQGDLGALSPAVKEFVETNINLCQPESLHICDGSEEENHTILAKLEEQGMIKKLTKYENCWLARTDPRDVARVESKTVIVTQEQRDTVPSPRVGGISQLGRWMSQEELDKAMDLRFPGCMKGCTMYVIPYSMGPVGSPLSKIGVELTDSPYVVASMRVMTRMGKAVLAALGNRDFVRCLHSVGCPLPLKKPLVNNWPCNPELTLIAHIPDRRTIVSFGSGYGGNSLLGKKCFALRIASRIAMEEGWLAEHMLILGITNPAGQKKYIAAAFPSACGKTNLAMLSPTLPGWKVECVGDDIAWMKFDDEGNLRAINPENGFFGVAPGTSAKTNPNAMETICKNTIFTNVAETSDGGVYWEGMDQELPEGVTVTSWKNNPWTSQDGEPCAHPNSRFCTPASQCPIIDPQWESPEGVPIEAIIFGGRRPEGVPLVYEAFSWQHGVFVGASMRSEATAAAEYQGKLIMNDPFAMRPFFGYNFGHYLSHWLSMAGRPNAKLPKIFHVNWFRKSQSGSFLWPGFGDNIRVLEWMFRRLDGEAGAMPSAVGYLPCKGSLNLEGLGENQVNLEELFSLSKDFWQKEVEDIRAYFDIQVNDDLPNEVAKQLECLEHRVRQM from the exons ATGCCTCCTCAGCTGCAGTCCCAGAACAAGGCAGGCGTCCGGGTTGTCCAGGGGGACCTGGGTGCATTGAGCCCGGCCGTCAAGGAGTTTGTAGAGACTAACATCAACCTGTGTCAGCCCGAATCACTGCACATCTGTGACGGCTCTGAAGAGGAGAACCACACCATCCTAGCCAAACTGGAGGAGCAGGGCATGATCAAGAAGCTGACCAAATATGAGAACTG CTGGCTGGCCCGGACAGACCCCAGAGACGTGGCCCGCGTGGAGAGCAAGACGGTCATCGTGACCCAGGAGCAGAGGGACACGGTTCCGTCTCCACGAGTAGGTGGCATCAGCCAGCTTGGGCGCTGGATGTCTCAGGAGGAGTTGGACAAGGCTATGGACCTACGCTTCCCAGGCTGCATGAAAG GTTGTACTATGTACGTGATCCCCTACAGCATGGGGCCTGTGGGCTCCCCCCTGTCTAAGATCGGAGTGGAGCTGACTGACTCACCTTATGTGGTGGCCAGTATGAGGGTGATGACCCGCATGGGCAAGGCTGTGCTGGCCGCACTGGGAAACAGAGACTTTGTGCGCTGCCTTCACTCTGTGGGCTGCCCCCTGCCACTCAAAA agccccTGGTCAATAACTGGCCATGCAACCCTGAGCTCACCCTGATCGCCCACATTCCTGACCGTAGAACAATTGTGTCCTTTGGCAGTGGCTACGGAGGGAACTCCCTGTTGGGAAAGAAATGCTTTGCACTCCGCATTGCCTCCCGCATCGCCATGGAGGAGGGCTGGCTGGCCGAACACATGCTG ATCCTGGGCATTACTAACCCTGCTGGTCAAAAGAAGTATATTGCAGCTGCGTTCCCCAGTGCCTGTGGCAAAACCAACCTGGCCATGCTCAGTCCCACACTCCCCGGCTGGAAGGTGGAGTGTGTTGGGGACGACATCGCCTGGATGAAGTTCGATGACGAAGGCAACCTGAGAGCCATTAACCCAGAGAATGGCTTCTTTGGTGTGGCACCTGGAACCTCAGCAAAGACCAACCCCAACGCCATGGAAACCATTTGCAAGAACACCATCTTCACCAATGTGGCCGAGACTAGCGATGGTGGTGTCTACTGGGAGGGCATGGACCAGGAACTCCCTGAGGGAGTCACGGTGACCTCCTGGAAGAACAACCCCTGGACATCCCAGGATG GAGAGCCCTGCGCACATCCCAACTCCCGCTTCTGCACTCCAGCTAGTCAGTGTCCCATCATTGACCCCCAGTGGGAGTCGCCTGAGGGTGTCCCAATTGAAGCAATCATCTTTGGGGGACGTAGACCTGAAGGTGTCCCCCTGGTTTACGAGGCCTTTAGCTGGCAACACGGCGTGTTTGTCGGAGCTTCCATGAGATCAGAAGCCACAGCTGCCGCAGAGTACCAAG GCAAGTTGATCATGAATGACCCCTTCGCCATGCGGCCCTTCTTCGGCTACAACTTTGGCCATTACCTGTCCCACTGGCTGAGCATGGCCGGGCGGCCCAACGCCAAGCTGCCGAAGATCTTTCACGTCAATTGGTTCCGCAAGAGCCAGTCCGGCAGCTTCCTGTGGCCTGGCTTCGGGGACAACATCCGCGTGCTGGAGTGGATGTTCCGCAGGTTGGATGGAGAAGCCGGAGCCATGCCCTCCGCCGTGGGCTACCTGCCCTGCAAGGGCTCCCTGAACCTGGAGGGCCTGGGGGAGAACCAGGTGAACCTGGAGGAGCTGTTTAGTCTGTCTAAGGACTTCTGGCAAAAGGAGGTGGAGGATATTAGGGCCTACTTTGACATCCAGGTTAATGATGATCTTCCCAATGAGGTGGCCAAGCAGCTAGAGTGTCTTGAGCACAGGGTGAGGCagatgtag
- the LOC135560202 gene encoding putative nuclease HARBI1: MKAQNCVFLSALTMACPFVRDVVDEEALVLRRAFRRERVFRDRLDPLAFPDDHLYERYRFSADGIRYLCRLLGPRIKHRTARSHALSVEQMVCVALRFFASGAFLYSVGDAEQLNKATICHTIRSVCLAIKALADVFISFPGHRRLCDIKEEFYRIAGFPNVIGAVDCTHIRIKAPSGAHEADFVNRKSFHSINVQMVCNADCVISNVVAKWPGSVHDSRIFRASEIYQCLSQGEFSGVLLGDRGYGCQPFLLTPFTDPQEAQQAYNHAHARTRARVEMTFGLLKARFHCLHKLRVSPVRACDITVACAVLHNVACLRKERAPRVPPAMDWDNPAIFPDDDSGRLLRDQYVLNYFS, from the exons atgaaggcccaaaattgtgtgttcctttctgctctgacaatggcatgcccattcgtgcgagatgtggtggatgaagaagcacttgtgctgaggagagccttcaggcgagaaagggtcttcagggaccggttggacccactggccttccctgatgaccatctatatgaaagatacaggttttctgcagatggcatcaggtatctatgcagactactgggtcccaggattaagcaccgcactgcacggagccatgcactgagtgtggagcaaatggtttgtgtggccttgcgcttttttgctagtggagccttcctgtactcagtgggggatgcagaacagctgaacaaggccacaatttgccacacaataaggagtgtgtgtctggctatcaaagcattagcagatgtcttcatctccttccctggccacagaagactctgtgacatcaaagaggagttctataggattgcag gtttccccaatgtcattggtgcagtggactgcacacacataaggataaaagccccctcaggtgcccatgaggccgattttgtgaataggaaatcctttcacagcattaatgttcag atggtctgcaatgctgactgtgtgatcagcaatgttgtggcaaaatggcctggctcagtccatgactccagaatctttcgggcctctgaaatctatcagtgcctatcacaag gtgaattctctggtgtgttgctgggagacagggggtatggctgccagccttttctcctgacacctttcacagacccccaggaagcacagcaggcctacaaccatgcccatgccaggaccagggccagagttgaaatgacctttggcctcctgaaggcacgctttcactgccttcacaaattaagggtcagccctgttagggcatgtgatattactgtggcttgtgctgtcctccacaatgtggcctgcctgaggaaggagagggcccccagagtgccaccagccatggactgggacaatccggcaatcttccctgatgacgacagtggtcggctgctgagggaccaatatgtgttgaattattttagttag